A window of the Lactuca sativa cultivar Salinas chromosome 7, Lsat_Salinas_v11, whole genome shotgun sequence genome harbors these coding sequences:
- the LOC111919042 gene encoding major pollen allergen Art v 1, translating into MAKRSVAAYAILLLLFVLAISEISTVKGKLCEKVSQTWSGKCDSKKCDKKCIEWEKAVHGACHKREGKGGCFCYFDCAKKPPKDAKPVPPDAVPPPPKDGSPPKDSPPADGGGSPPPADGGGSPPPADGGGAPPAPSRH; encoded by the exons ATGGCAAAAAGATCAGTTGCCGCCTATGCAATCCTTCTCCTCCTCTTCGTTCTTGCCATTTCAG AAATCAGTACAGTGAAAGGAAAGTTATGTGAAAAGGTGAGCCAAACTTGGTCTGGAAAGTGTGATTCCAAGAAGTGTGACAAAAAGTGCATCGAATGGGAGAAGGCAGTCCATGGAGCTTGTCACAAGCGTGAAGGGAAAGGCGGCTGCTTCTGCTACTTTGACTGTGCAAAGAAACCTCCAAAAGATGCAAAACCAGTTCCCCCTGATGCCGTACCACCGCCTCCAAAAGATGGTTCCCCTCCAAAAGATTCGCCTCCTGCTGATGGCGGCGGTTCCCCTCCTCCAGCTGATGGTGGCGGCTCCCCTCCTCCGGCTGATGGCGGTGGTGCCCCTCCTGCTCCTTCCCGACACTAA